A single region of the Liolophura sinensis isolate JHLJ2023 chromosome 9, CUHK_Ljap_v2, whole genome shotgun sequence genome encodes:
- the LOC135475261 gene encoding transmembrane protein 70 homolog, mitochondrial-like, with the protein MQPVLCRWGWNLLKTRQIAKIGTSILSRDVCFHSTRCSFALRLDTGQGGDNSNTAFPLGHALSRHYSSEPPKYWDDVKGLPQIDPERGELVYVGTLAFMVKGVKAFSVSTSVLALGLQPYLLYHSQGHTAGTVLALGTIMGFFIFCTPLLIHFITKKYVTDMYYKADTGVFTATTYNLFVQRKRWTFTPEDVSVPTVPGMFTTIHIKGKPLFVDQSLFRSKQAYIKMMGYDKPLDWEIPNPDKQEEEDKH; encoded by the exons ATGCAACCAGTGCTCTGTAGATGGGGTTGGAATTTGCTAAAGACACGGCAGATCGCCAAG aTTGGAACAAGCATTCTGTCTAGAGATGTCTGTTTTCACAGTACAAGATGTTCATTTGCTCTGAGGCTTGACACGGGTCAAGGTGGAGATAACTCTAATACTGCGTTTCCTCTTGGTCATGCTTTATCAAGGCATTACAGTAGTGAACCGCCAAAGTATTGGGACGATGTTAAGGGCTTGCCACAGATTGATCCTGAACGGGGGGAACTGGTGTATGTGGGCACCCTGGCTTTCATGGTTAAGGGTGTGAAGGCATTTTCAGTGAGCACAAGTGTACTAGCCTTGGGATTGCAGCCGTACCTCCTGTACCACTCTCAAGGCCACACAGCGGGAACTGTCCTTGCACTGGGGACAATCATGGGATTCTTCATCTTCTGTACTCCCCTGCTAATTCATTTCATCACAAAGAAATATGTCACTGACATGTATTATAAAGCAGACACTGGTGTTTTCACAGCTACAACATACAACCTTTTTGTGCAGCGCAAAAGGTGGACATTTACACCAGAGGATGTATCCGTGCCAACAGTACCAGGCATGTTTACAACGATTCACATCAAAGGGAAGCCACTCTTCGTGGACCAGTCTCTGTTTCGCAGCAAGCAGGCTTACATCAAGATGATGGGATATGATAAACCATTGGACTGGGAGATTCCCAATCCTGACAAGCAGGAGGAGGAAGACAAGCATTAA